Genomic window (Ictalurus furcatus strain D&B chromosome 26, Billie_1.0, whole genome shotgun sequence):
ATCAGTGCCGCGTCAGATATGCGCATCAGATTTACAAAACGGATCAGATTTGACTGAGAATCGTTAAAGCAGCGCTTCATCTTTGTGTGTGCAATTACAGGAGCTAACACGCTAACACACCAGCCACGCGCTAACGTTAGATAGTTAACTAGCTTTGTGTTTTGGGAGAAGACCCGAGCGGcgttattgtcattattataaaattgaaataacacacacattctgactCTGTCTCTGATTTTTAACTCGTATTTCACTGCCGTGGGTTTTTAAGAACGGAACAGGATATTAGATTAGCGATGTTAAAACggatattttacttttactttactttattaCTCCGCCTtcattttcttatatatatatatctctcagTAGTTATACGTATAAGTTATGTATAGCTCAATTTTGCGATTGTCTTGtgcatgcatttattattattatcattattattattttcagccTGAACACATCCTGtagctgttatttttattgttgttatctttttattttttgcattattattattttttatgaatattttgtattttgaccATGTGTGCCTTGTTCTGACGTTTTAAGTGCCTGCTTTATAACGGCGTTCCTCAGTGATGCAGATAAAtgcaatgatttaaaaaaaaaaaaagaatgagaaatgaataaaaaagggAATTAAACTCAGTAATGTCTTTCTTGaatatttgttattttgaaattcatgattttatttcagttgGAGCGTTACAGCCAACGCATCACGCACTAGTTAGGATTTATTCAAATGATAACAGAATTCAAATGTGGTtagtgtatattttattattattgtgtatttcttttaaacagacttttttacagtattttatgaACATTAGCTGCAGTACATTAGCCTCATAGCGACggttttttgtgtatatacaaACACGTATGTACAGAAAACGGTGTGCGTCTGGGAAGAAATGGGTGGTGTGCGATCAGTTGATCTGGATGTAGGACGCAGGGACGTATCCTATACCTCCGTTTGTCTTCTTCACACGCACCCAACCATCTCCCATGTCCTCGTCCAACACGCTGAGACGCTCCCCGACCTGCATGCTCACTTCCCCCTCTCTCGTACCTGAGTCATGGGTTAAGCAGGACAGAAGAGAGACGGATGGGGCAGGGTCAAAGGAGATAACAGAAAGGAGGAACAGAGAAGACAATGTGAGATGCTGAAGAGACATGGAGGAGACACCGGTGAGACAGAAGATATGCGGAGACATATTAAACATATATGGAGGGATATGTAGAGACAGAggattttctgaaatactcaaactaacccatctggtaccaacaaccgtGCCACGATTACAATCACACTTTAGAGATCAGACTTTGCCTGTATTCTGATGTatgatgtgaacgttaactgaagctctggacgtgtatctgcatgactttatggACTGTGCTGCAccattggctgattggataacggCATGAACGTGCAGGTGGACGGTGGGTGTAGACGTAAGGTATAATGGAGATTTACAGCTTCTCTGGCTTTATTAGAGTAGTTTATTTGCTGATTGAAATGTCGCTGTGATAACTGTACCGTTAAAGTTGTAGAGGGCGAGGCACTGGGCCAAGGGCACATCTTCATCAAAGTCTTCATCAAAACTGCTGTGGAACTGGGAATGCACCAGCTTGGGGGGACTCTGGAAAGTTGGACTTACCTGGACGTAATGTGGactacgcatacacacacacacacacaaaacatgggATATATGAGACAGATGAGATACAGGAACGACACACAAGTGGcaaagaggagaaaaagatgGGACACAGGGGTATTTTACCTCTTCATAGAGAATACAGTCTATGGTACTCACATTCTTCAGTAAGTTATTTGTGAGGCTCTtaatgttaacacacacacacctggtttgGTTGCTGTTTTGCACAGAGACCCCTCCGGCCTCACCCAGCCACGCCTGCAGAAACACAGTGAATCATATCCACGTTGGTCATGCTGTTGATTTAAGTAATGCACGATCGCCCCCTGCTGGACATTATTATATTCTATTCCATTTGTGAGGTAGGGCGAGGTTATATGACCTCTTACCTGGTATCTGGAGAGTTCCCCCCTCAGTCGGTTGATATTGTGTGTGGTTTCGTTGATCTGAGGCTCCAGACTGGCCGGGTCGCCCAGCTGATTGTTCTGCTCGTACACACGTCTCATCTTATTCAGACCCTCGCtgcacacatcatcatcatcatcatcatcatcattgatATTATCACTGACActagcagtgtgtgtatgtaaccCTACCTCCggtctgtctctttctgcagCTCCTTATTGAGTTCATCAACTTTCTCCTGAAGGCGTTTCTTCCTCTGATCTGAGGGTAAGTGGGAGAAATCCTCTGACGGAGgggcctgcacacacacacacacacacacacacacacacacacacacactagttaACGAAGGTGGATGTGGCACAAGTATAACTTTTAATCATACACtgctcatattattattattaggggcaCCTATTATTTTTctactgcttattattattactattattattattattattattattattaatattagtagtagtagtaatagtagtagtattaccaTGTTTTTGTCACCGGTCCCACCCTGCTGTGAAGGAGGCAGAAAGGAGAATGGTCACAAACagtttacacacattttaacatAATAATACAATCCCAACTCCAAAAAAGGAgtctgtataaaatgtaaataaatataaacaaaaacagaatgcagtgatttgcagaTCTCATAAActcgtatgttattcacagtagaacatagaaaacataccaaatgtttaaaccgagaaaatgtaccgttttaagaaaaagaataagttaaatttgaatttgatggtcacaacacgtctcaaaaaagttgggacacggCGACAAAAGGCTGCTTATAATTACAGAATcctaggtttttattttattatatattttatttcagcatTCTAGACCTCATTATATAATGCTATAACTACAGTACTAGAGTTAGAGTTGAATATTCCAGGTCTACAGTTATAGCTATGGTGTAGCTCTGTAGTGTAACTAGAAGTAGTAAAGTAATGTCTAAAGTCTAAAGTAAGCCTAGCTTTATATTTGATTAGAAATTcaacattatataaatatttatgagtATTTCCCATGGGGGGCGAATCCCTGCCTCATTAGATCCACAAATCTAACTATGGTTTCTAAAAAGTATCAAACAAAAAGTATAGCAATCATTTCAGAAACCTAGCTCTTAcaatttttgttacaaacccAACATACTAGAAGTGAATATTATAACTACAGTCCTGGAAATACAATAGAAAATTCCAGTTCTGTTATAGTTATGGTACTAAAAAAGTACTGTATagaaatacagtactgtgcaaaagtctggatgcagagcaaagatgccttcagaaGTAAcgaaaatgtttctatatttaacATAATACTATAAAGagtagtaaacagtaaaaaattaaagaaaggtaatatttggaGTGACGACCCATTGTTTATAAAAATCGTAGTCTCGGGTacagtgtgtgcagttttataaggaaatgagctgtaagtgttactgagcgtcttgcagaaccagacatgtttttttttttaatcttaaaacTGTCtcttatatacagtaatatgCTGCTTTGTGCTTTACTGACGCACAAACATTTCTCTGAAACATTTTGTGCtcgaaaactaatgtttggaaatgtaaaatgtttttgtactgtataaatACCTTGTTCTTTTTGAACAGCTGTTTGATGCGGACTTTCggcatgtggtgtgtgttgtcCACAACCGCAGGTCTGATTCCTTGACTATAATCCTCAAACTCCACATCAGCAGGGGGCGCCAGACCTGATTTATACTGCTCGATGAGGGACAGTGaatcctgaaacacacacacacacgtttttttgGTCTACTGGTCACAGTAGACTGCTGaggttctctctcactctgtgtgtgtgtgtgtgtgtgtgtgtgtgtgtgtgtgtgtgtacctgtttcTCGTATGTGCTGCTGCTGTATATGCTGATCTTCTCCAGACTCTGGTTGATCGAAGGCAGCGTGTTTCTCTCAGTGTCGGCCAACAGGCCGTAACCTTCCGCCAGTTTCCTGATCCTCCCTTCCTCCATCTGCTGCAGCTTCTGAGGGACACACAAAGAAGGCGGAGTCAGTATACGAGGGGCGGGGCCaacttgtgtttgttttttgtgttctgGCTTACTGAAGCgattggtgtgtgtttggaaatATGTTGAACCAGTAACGCCTCTTTCAAACTCCACGGAGCTTTGCGTTAAATCATTTAGCATGCATGCAGTAACGtaatacataaacacagtcaaAACGTTGcgatgtttcatttatttaccgCTATACAAGATAACTACATCATCGTACTCATGACATCATCACTCTGAGACGTAGCGATAGATTCTACAGTATCACGATACACTGCGATATCGTCCCAGCCCCGAGACACACTGACAGAATTTTAGGGTTCTAATGAGTCTGAGACATGGCcgtggagagtgtgtgtgtgtgtgtgtgtgtgtgtgtgtgtgtgtgtgcgtgtgtgtgtgtgcgtgggtgtgtgtgtactcacatTAAATATAGTGGGAATCTCTGTGTGGTAGACGCGGTTCTGCTCATTGTTGTATTTCTGCAGGTGCACAGCATAATCATTCTTACACTCATCAGAGTGATCGAGACGCTGACGAGCGTGGATCCGGgcctgaatcacacacacacacacacacacacatttttaaggGTAATTTCTTGATATAGTGACctatatgtagtgtgtgtatgtgtatgattgagtgtgtgtgtgtgtgtgtgtgtgtatgtgtgtgtgtgtgtgtgtggcagtctgtgtgtgtgtgtgtgtcaatgttttttgtgtgtgtgcgtttgtgtgtgtgtgtgtgtgtgtgcgtttttgtgtgtgtgtgtgtatgtgtgtgtgtgtgtgtgtgtgtgtaccttgtcTACATCTGCTTTGGTGGAGGCGGGGTCTTGTTCTGCCTTCTCTGCTTGCAGATTTGCTTTCTCTGCTTCCTTCCATTCCTTTTCAAAGCGCTTcttactctacacacacacacacacacacacacacacctctgtaatgtatatatatatggtataaccacacacacatacacacacacacaaacacatacctctgtaatgtatatatacagtataaccacacacacacacacacacacaaacacacacacacacacacacacacacacataaacacacacacacacacacacacacacacatacacacacaaacacacatacacacacacatacacacacaaacacacacacactcacggtcTCGAGCTGTTTGTAGCTGGTCTCCAGGTTCTGTTGGATTTTCTTCACCTCATTCAGatactgacagagagagaggagacattcacctgtcaatcatccacgtttctatagtaacagcttactgTCTAACAGACACAAGCAGTAGGatacacacacaactctctctctctctctcactctctctctctctctctctctctctctctctctcatctttctttctgtttctttctttagcTCTGTTTTTTGGTCTTCTCTCCCAgttctttttttgttcctttctGCTGGTCTTTCTCTCATTCtaactctcttctttttttttcttttttaccagtctctctctcctctatatctgtctttctctctctctttcctctatatctgtctctctctcctctatatctgtctttctctctctctttcctctatatctgtctctctctcctctatatctgtctttctctctctctttcctctatatctgtctctctctcctctatatctgtctttctctcctctatatctgtctttctctctctctttcctctatatctgtctctctctcctctatatctgtctttctctctcatctcctctaTTGATTTACCTGCGatctctccatctccttctcCATCATTTGTCCTTtgttgtttctctttctttttcttttttttctccctttccaTTTTTGTTTTACTCGTTCTCTATCTTCTCTATCTCCATCCCTCCATATGTCTCACACTCCTgctttctctcactgtcactCTTTCagtcttttcctctttggcttccttttcctttctttagCTCTCTCgctattttttctctctacctcccctctccttccttcttctttcactctttcttcatcttttttctttctttgtgtatGTCGCGTTTCATCTTTCTTGCGCTTCTTTTTctgtatctgtctttctgttaatttatctctatccctgtctatctctctctctacctctgcattttctttttctcttttatgtccttctgtctctctccctctatctctccatcccccTCCAGATTTCTTACACTCTTCCTCTCCAGTTTGAGCTCCTGCAGGTACTTGTTGAGCTCCATGCAGATGTTCACGTTCATGTTCTCGGCCATGCTCTCCCGCTGTGTTGCGCACTCGTTCAGCTCACACAGCAGCTCCTGAAACGCCTGATGATTGGAGAACCTGCtggaaaaaaccccaatagaaaccctcacagaatctgtaatggttttaatgtttataatgggcattgtattggttttaatggaaactataacGGTCTCTGTGGGTCTGTACTGGTAATttattgccttctattggtggcatgttatgtctagtggataccattaaggaccagttaTGGTAATGGTTTGAATGGTTATCTGATggtttttaatggtatttgtagtggaaaccattagaatttctgtgatggtttctattgtttattttttccaacagggaataataataataataataataataataataataaaaatctcagACACCACTCACTTCATATCCTGGTCTTCTTTGCTGCCTCGTCTGGTGAATTTTTTACAAagagctctgcacacacacacacacacacacacacacacagacagagagagagagagagagagagagagagagagagagagagagagagagagagagagagagagagagagagagagagagagagagagagagagagagagagagacttatttttatacatatgGTGACACTGGCATAGCGATTGATGCTAAGTCTTTTCTTAGTGATTAAGCAACACATACAAGGAAAATGTTCATGTTCCTGATGGATCTATCTTTTCACATGCTAGCTAGTCAAACTATTAAGCTCCTTTTCAGTAACATTGGGCATCCATATTGTcctgttgcctagcaacagtgctCTCAATAGTTAGGAATAAGGCGTGTTTTTGAAGAGCGAGTTGTGTTTAGTTTCCAGTATCGAAATGATAAATTGTGATCACAAATCTGCCTTAATGGTACGTGTAGGCATAGGGCGCAAtcgcacacactctcacgcacacattcaatttggaaatgccgaagcagcctacagcgcatgtctgtggactgggggaggaaaccggagtacccggaggaaaccccccgcagCACGAGGAGAGATAATCCAGAGATAAAAGTGCGGTTTTATCCAttcgaggtttacattagtgagTCTACTCATGTGTAGATTTACACACGTAGGAAAAGAAAGACAGTAATTTCCCGTTTCCGTAGCGACCCCTGCACCCGTCCACACGTACCTTCTTGGCGTCTGCATTTTAGTTATCCAGCTAGCGACATCTACACTGCCTACATTTCAAAGAAAATGATAACGCGATATACGAGATCACTTGCTTGAGCTGCTTGGCGTAGTTCTGCTCGATCTCCGCTCTCTCTTTGACGAACTTCACATAACGATCGATGAGGTCCAGACCTGACTGAGTGTGTTTCTCAATCACATCATGCTGgtcctgcaaaacacacacacacacacacacacacacacacacacacattttcttactatccttgtgaagTCCTTCCATTGTTGGAAAAACCTCCATATAGTAAAATTACCTACTGACATTTAGTCCTCATCAAGATGTAAaaacatgtccacacacacacacacccacacacacacacacacccacacacgcacacacacacacacacacgcacacacacacacacacacacacacacacacacacacacacacacgcacacacacacacaatcttgtCTGACCagtctgttgtttgttttcattcccCCTGACAGACTTTCACtgaaaagtacacacacacacacacacacacacacacacatcacagcgCTGTTCAGTTCtagactgtgattggtcagaaggtggtgattagttttctataccagcagcttgcacagtagcgcaggtttatattaatgca
Coding sequences:
- the trip10b gene encoding thyroid hormone receptor interactor 10b isoform X1, with protein sequence MDWGTALWDQHDVIEKHTQSGLDLIDRYVKFVKERAEIEQNYAKQLKALCKKFTRRGSKEDQDMNRFSNHQAFQELLCELNECATQRESMAENMNVNICMELNKYLQELKLERKSYLNEVKKIQQNLETSYKQLETSKKRFEKEWKEAEKANLQAEKAEQDPASTKADVDKARIHARQRLDHSDECKNDYAVHLQKYNNEQNRVYHTEIPTIFNKLQQMEEGRIRKLAEGYGLLADTERNTLPSINQSLEKISIYSSSTYEKQDSLSLIEQYKSGLAPPADVEFEDYSQGIRPAVVDNTHHMPKVRIKQLFKKNKQGGTGDKNMAPPSEDFSHLPSDQRKKRLQEKVDELNKELQKETDRSEGLNKMRRVYEQNNQLGDPASLEPQINETTHNINRLRGELSRYQAWLGEAGGVSVQNSNQTSPHYVQVSPTFQSPPKLVHSQFHSSFDEDFDEDVPLAQCLALYNFNGTREGEVSMQVGERLSVLDEDMGDGWVRVKKTNGGIGYVPASYIQIN
- the trip10b gene encoding thyroid hormone receptor interactor 10b isoform X2, coding for MDWGTALWDQHDVIEKHTQSGLDLIDRYVKFVKERAEIEQNYAKQLKALCKKFTRRGSKEDQDMKFSNHQAFQELLCELNECATQRESMAENMNVNICMELNKYLQELKLERKSYLNEVKKIQQNLETSYKQLETSKKRFEKEWKEAEKANLQAEKAEQDPASTKADVDKARIHARQRLDHSDECKNDYAVHLQKYNNEQNRVYHTEIPTIFNKLQQMEEGRIRKLAEGYGLLADTERNTLPSINQSLEKISIYSSSTYEKQDSLSLIEQYKSGLAPPADVEFEDYSQGIRPAVVDNTHHMPKVRIKQLFKKNKQGGTGDKNMAPPSEDFSHLPSDQRKKRLQEKVDELNKELQKETDRSEGLNKMRRVYEQNNQLGDPASLEPQINETTHNINRLRGELSRYQAWLGEAGGVSVQNSNQTSPHYVQVSPTFQSPPKLVHSQFHSSFDEDFDEDVPLAQCLALYNFNGTREGEVSMQVGERLSVLDEDMGDGWVRVKKTNGGIGYVPASYIQIN